The nucleotide sequence CCGTATCTGAAAACGGATGGACTCTTGCTCAATATGGTTTCGGGTTTTGATATTTCGTTGGAAACATTATACAATATCCGACTTGCTATCCGCGAACAAGACGTTATTTCACACATTGATTTACACAGCCTAACGCTCGGTATCAATGATGATTTTACACGCTTTCGAACACCGCTTATCGAATGGCGGCAATGGGCATTCATGATGAATACCGTACAGATGAATCAGGAAGAAGCAAAAAGTTTAACCGTAGAACGATACAGCGAAGAAATGCTCGCGAAACAATTGCTCTCCGTAGAAGTTCAACAGTGTATCATTACCAAAGGCGCAAAAGGTGTTTCGTTGTTTGTAGCAGAAGAACACAAACATATTTCACAACATACAATTCCTCCGGCTGAAAAAATAAAAACCATAGACGCAACCGGTTGCGGCGATGTTTTTTCTGCCGCGTTTTTATATCAATTTGTCAAATCGAAAAACCCGGTTGCATCCGCCGAATTCGCAAACCTCATTGCC is from Ignavibacteria bacterium and encodes:
- a CDS encoding carbohydrate kinase family protein, translating into MKFTVVGHICKDFIHPKKNGKAENIEPLWGGIFFAVATLANITSSDDKIFPVFPIGEDDYDAIIERLKHYPNVDTDGIYKIKGETNSVHLLYSTAQTRSECSKNIAPSIPLKKIQPYLKTDGLLLNMVSGFDISLETLYNIRLAIREQDVISHIDLHSLTLGINDDFTRFRTPLIEWRQWAFMMNTVQMNQEEAKSLTVERYSEEMLAKQLLSVEVQQCIITKGAKGVSLFVAEEHKHISQHTIPPAEKIKTIDATGCGDVFSAAFLYQFVKSKNPVASAEFANLIAAINTQYIGSSEIDTITNAQLETEHTPL